From the genome of Bactrocera oleae isolate idBacOlea1 chromosome 2, idBacOlea1, whole genome shotgun sequence, one region includes:
- the Hs6st gene encoding heparan-sulfate 6-O-sulfotransferase 1 isoform X3 produces the protein MCAYMRTCVSLCVDMCVRTACQRKVCALSKRGMMLQPDILAYNEAIMPPPGAVGAAAASGVANNAYGVHHYQHQSHQPSGGGAESAMALASTSAISAKSIQQNVIITNAGLSYEDVLNDDFQFDMDGHDVMVFLHIQKTGGTSFGRHLVRDLDLKRPCECQRQRKRCYCFRPHRNENWLFSRYSTGWKCGLHADWTELTSCVDIELDKNEGETAKRRYFYITLLREPISRYMSEYRHVRRGATWKGSRHWCLGRQATAAELPPCYKGKDWLDVDLDEFAACDSNLAANRQTRMLADLALVGCYNKTAMPAHERDRVMLASAKRNLAAMAYFGLTEYQKISQYIFEETFNLRFAIPFEQHNTTISASAVNNLRPDQKKRIEELNSLDIELYAFAKNLLFQRYGSSKFERLKAKDNDFVKRFANLGNIYYKQGVTEFNWDSNIDDTLSTDH, from the exons GTCTGTGCGCTCTCCAAGCGCGGCATGATGCTACAACCGGATATACTAGCCTACAATGAGGCGATAATGCCACCACCAGGTGCCGTAGGCGCTGCCGCCGCGTCGGGTGTGGCGAACAATGCGTACGGTGTTCACCACTATCAGCATCAGTCACATCAGCCGAGTGGTGGCGGAGCCGAATCGGCCATGGCGCTGGCATCCACATCGGCGATTAGCGCGAAATCAATACAGCAAAATGTAATTATCACCAATGCCGGTCTCAGCTATGAGGATGTGCTGAACGATGATTTTCAATTCGATATGGACGGGCATGATGTGATGGTGTTCCTGCATATACAAAAGACCGGAGGCACATCATTTGGACGGCATTTGGTGCGTGACTTGGATCTAAAG CGACCCTGCGAGTGCCAGCGTCAACGCAAGCGTTGCTACTGCTTCCGTCCACACCGCAACGAAAACTGGCTGTTCTCACGCTACTCGACCGGTTGGAAGTGTGGCCTACACGCCGACTGGACGGAGCTGACCAGCTGTGTGGATATCGAGTTGGACAAGAACGAAGGCGAGACGGCCAAGCGTCGGTACTTCTACATTACGCTACTACGTGAGCCCATCTCACGGTATATGTCCGAATATCGGCATGTGCGGCGCGGTGCGACGTGGAAGGGTTCACGTCATTGGTGTCTGGGACGTCAAGCCACGGCGGCGGAATTGCCACCCTGTTACAAGGGCAAGGATTGGTTGGATGTGGATTTGGATGAGTTCGCCGCGTGCGATTCGAATTTGGCGGCCAATCGACAGACCCGCATGCTGGCCGATCTCGCGTTAGTAGGCTGTTACAATAAGACTGCTATGCCGGCGCATGAGCGCGATCGCGTCATGTTGGCGAGCGCCAAACGCAATTTGGCCGCAATGGCATACTTCGGACTCACCGAGTATCAGAAG ATTTCGCAGTACATATTCGAAGAGACATTCAATCTTCGTTTTGCGATACCATTCGAACAACACAATACAACAATATCTGCGTCGGCGGTAAACAATTTGCGACCGGATCAGAAGAAACGCATCGAAGAGTTGAACAGCTTGGATATCGAGTTATATGCCTTTGCAAAGAATTTACTATTCCAAAGGTACGGTTCGTCGAA ATTCGAGCGACTAAAAGCAAAAGACAACGATTTTGTGAAGCGGTTTGCCAACTTGGGTAACATCTACTACAAACAGGGTGTTACCGAATTTAATTGGGACAGCAACATTGATGACACACTAAGCACCGATCATTGA